A single region of the Capra hircus breed San Clemente chromosome X unlocalized genomic scaffold, ASM170441v1, whole genome shotgun sequence genome encodes:
- the CXHXorf21 gene encoding uncharacterized protein CXorf21 homolog yields MLSEGYLSGLAYRNDIQWSYPSSNEQVAEEKEEEMEATAATSLSYSSVDETQVQNLYVSCKSSGKVISSVYSRESQHSRNPRITVLQTNPNPVYESPNLAAVELYRDTSRETYLVPPSCKSICKNYNDLQIAGGQVMAINSVTTDFPSEGSFQYGPLLKSSEIPLSMEDSMSTQPSDLPPTPIQRYSSYWRITSIKEKNSLQMQKPISNAVLNEYLEQKLVELYKQYFMDTGFHDSSPTQILASELIMTNVDQISIQVSIEKNLEISKARDIVINRLLQYGSTEISTPSLHISQYSNVNP; encoded by the coding sequence ATGCTGTCAGAAGGCTATCTCAGTGGACTTGCGTACCGGAATGACATCCAGTGGAGTTATCCATCTTCTAATGAGCAAGTGgctgaggaaaaggaagaggagatggAAGCCACAGCAGCTACAAGTCTTTCCTATTCCTCCGTGGATGAAACACAAGTCCAAAATCTCTATGTGAGCTGCAAATCCTCTGGCAAGGTCATTTCTTCAGTGTATTCAAGAGAGAGCCAACATAGTAGAAATCCGAGAATTACAGTGCTGCAAACAAACCCCAATCCTGTGTATGAAAGCCCAAACTTGGCTGCAGTTGAACTATACAGAGACACCAGCAGAGAGACCTACTTGGTCCCACCTTCCTGCAAGAGTATCTGCAAGAATTACAATGACTTACAGATTGCAGGGGGCCAGGTGATGGCCATTAATTCAGTGACAACCGATTTCCCCTCTGAGGGTAGTTTTCAATATGGTCCTTTGCTGAAATCATCTGagattcctttgtccatggaggaTTCCATGTCCACTCAGCCCAGCGACTTGCCACCCACCCCTATCCAGCGGTATTCATCGTACTGGAGAATAACCAGcatcaaagagaaaaacagcCTGCAAATGCAGAAGCCTATTTCGAATGCGGTGCTGAATGAATACCTGGAGCAGAAGCTGGTGGAGTTGTATAAGCAGTACTTTATGGACACTGGGTTTCATGACAGTTCACCTACCCAGATTCTGGCATCTGAACTCATCATGACAAACGTGGACCAAATTAGTATTCAAGTCTCTATAGAGAAGAACCTGGAGATCTCGAAAGCCAGGGATATTGTCATTAACCGCCTATTACAGTATGGGTCAACCGAAATCAGCACACCGAGTCTCCATATTTCTCAGTATAGCAACGTGAATCCATAG